A window from Gottschalkiaceae bacterium SANA encodes these proteins:
- a CDS encoding DUF2254 domain-containing protein, producing MIRKKLEKVRQSIWLYPAIYSIFSLLGALLVIQIDSGYLVNYQESIPSFFLTSTELARTIHGIIAGAFITITTFTFSITMVVLTMYMSQLSPRVVENFLTQKNTMQSFGVFVGGFTYSIVSLLFTRNTVAGYTVISASIGVVYIGVGLVYFVLFINNVATFIQTGNVIDRLYYESKEKIATYKTLLTTHPVVARPRVEDYEGSFSIHCEKNGYIQQIQDRKLFDMVDRKKLVVVFQKVVGQYVTMGEVLFTVYYSEKTEEVQSMADGIRGFVSIGDHKTEKQDFAYTIQKIVEVALRALSPGINDPFTAVQCIRSIGELLELLSDEKYGYIKVDHDPEEAGYVLLEAYCFELMLHDAFDQIVHYGESDIKVMRAVLHALQLLKRRSIDENHQAVAGYREYLLRKIESNHFDEFEIKTIKQEYLS from the coding sequence ATGATTCGAAAAAAATTAGAGAAAGTTCGCCAAAGTATTTGGCTGTACCCAGCAATCTATTCGATTTTTTCCTTGCTTGGGGCGCTTTTAGTCATTCAGATTGATTCTGGTTACTTGGTGAACTATCAAGAATCCATACCTTCTTTCTTTCTGACGAGTACGGAATTGGCAAGAACGATCCATGGGATTATCGCAGGTGCGTTTATTACCATCACGACATTTACTTTTTCCATTACTATGGTTGTATTGACCATGTATATGTCGCAGCTTTCTCCTCGGGTTGTTGAAAATTTTTTAACCCAGAAAAATACCATGCAGTCCTTCGGCGTTTTCGTTGGCGGCTTTACCTACTCCATTGTATCCTTGTTGTTTACGCGCAATACAGTTGCAGGATATACAGTCATATCAGCAAGCATTGGTGTTGTGTATATCGGAGTGGGGCTTGTGTATTTTGTGCTTTTCATCAATAATGTAGCGACTTTTATTCAAACTGGAAATGTGATTGATCGCTTGTATTACGAATCAAAGGAAAAAATAGCGACATACAAGACCTTATTGACAACACATCCGGTTGTAGCAAGACCGAGGGTGGAAGATTACGAGGGAAGCTTTTCCATTCACTGTGAGAAGAATGGGTATATCCAGCAGATTCAAGATCGCAAACTCTTTGATATGGTGGACAGAAAAAAATTGGTTGTTGTCTTTCAAAAGGTCGTTGGGCAATATGTAACGATGGGAGAGGTCTTATTTACGGTCTATTACAGTGAAAAAACAGAAGAGGTGCAGAGCATGGCCGATGGGATCCGAGGATTTGTTTCCATTGGAGATCATAAAACAGAGAAACAGGATTTTGCCTACACCATTCAAAAGATTGTGGAAGTCGCTTTGCGAGCACTTTCGCCAGGCATTAACGATCCCTTTACTGCAGTTCAATGCATCCGCAGCATTGGGGAACTGCTGGAGCTTTTAAGTGATGAAAAATACGGATATATTAAAGTGGATCATGACCCAGAGGAAGCGGGCTATGTGCTGCTTGAAGCCTATTGTTTTGAATTGATGCTGCACGATGCTTTTGATCAGATTGTCCATTATGGGGAGTCGGATATTAAGGTGATGCGCGCGGTGCTTCATGCCCTGCAGCTTCTAAAGAGACGCAGCATTGATGAAAATCATCAAGCGGTAGCTGGTTACCGAGAATACTTGCTTCGAAAGATTGAAAGCAATCACTTTGATGAGTTTGAAATTAAGACCATCAAACAGGAATATTTGAGTTGA
- a CDS encoding glycosyltransferase family 1 protein, which yields MKIGVNLSFIIDHVDFGIGSYIANILRGFQELNRLDAYYLIVRKSFYPRAKTLYPDANFIILKEKKWMYRCGRFQNFLISHDCDMIQISKITRQENLDLMFYPFHAISNNMNLKIPIVMTVHDLFHCNYPENLSRKYLTYVKLRYRSLMHHSDRMITISDFVKSDVLKYFPEVNPEHIHRIYNSIIFDTNKITPMAIEEPFILCVNSMRTHKNYITLIKAFHRIKDQIPHKLILVGGWGEASQEIQDFIRANQLESRVKIRSGLSEGERNFLYREADLFVSPSLHEGFGMTPIEAMLAKTSVITTKETSLYEVTQGLAHYYESPQDDHQLAKKIIQVLERKESKDLLSLKAEQVAKSYHYLTIAKEYDKFLKGVLDENRH from the coding sequence ATGAAAATCGGAGTAAATCTTTCATTTATTATTGATCATGTCGATTTTGGAATCGGCTCATATATAGCCAACATTCTGCGCGGTTTTCAAGAACTTAACCGGTTAGACGCTTATTATTTAATTGTCAGAAAAAGTTTTTACCCCCGAGCGAAAACACTTTATCCGGATGCAAATTTTATTATCCTAAAAGAAAAAAAATGGATGTATCGATGTGGAAGATTCCAGAATTTCTTAATCAGCCATGATTGTGATATGATCCAAATTTCAAAAATTACGCGACAAGAAAATTTAGATCTTATGTTTTATCCCTTTCATGCTATTTCTAACAATATGAACCTAAAAATTCCTATTGTAATGACCGTTCATGATCTCTTTCATTGTAATTACCCAGAGAATCTATCGCGTAAATATTTGACTTATGTAAAATTACGATATCGATCCTTGATGCATCATTCGGACCGTATGATCACAATCTCTGACTTTGTGAAAAGTGACGTCCTAAAATACTTTCCGGAAGTTAATCCGGAACATATCCATCGCATCTACAATTCCATCATATTTGATACAAACAAAATCACGCCAATGGCCATAGAAGAGCCATTTATTCTTTGCGTCAATTCCATGCGAACTCATAAAAACTACATTACACTGATTAAAGCCTTTCACAGAATCAAAGATCAGATTCCCCACAAATTAATTCTGGTGGGTGGATGGGGCGAAGCCTCTCAAGAAATTCAAGATTTTATCAGAGCCAATCAATTAGAAAGCCGCGTGAAAATAAGGAGTGGCCTTTCCGAAGGAGAAAGAAATTTTCTATATCGCGAAGCAGATCTCTTCGTTTCCCCTTCTCTCCATGAGGGATTCGGGATGACACCCATTGAAGCGATGCTGGCTAAAACATCGGTAATCACCACCAAAGAAACCAGTCTTTATGAAGTGACCCAGGGGCTAGCACACTATTATGAATCCCCACAGGATGATCACCAGCTGGCAAAGAAAATTATACAGGTGCTTGAACGAAAGGAATCCAAAGATTTACTTTCACTAAAAGCAGAACAAGTAGCAAAATCCTATCACTATTTAACCATTGCAAAGGAATACGACAAGTTCTTAAAAGGAGTTCTCGATGAAAATCGGCATTGA
- a CDS encoding glycosyltransferase family 1 protein — protein sequence MKIGIDLTSFHKKHDGGKEQVLFNLLKGFNELGASKKISIFCYAYMIETIRQIIPDAEIITIKASKFPKKLIADYWVKTFRLPKIVKRHGISILFFPVSHTGLMRFSIPTVVLPHDIQPISRRENYSVLEGLKYQCIYHFDFLLRDHIVSISNFDLAQLEAHYPQHTHKFKQIYNPIAMKPKVDHPKKKQEIIAINIQYPHKNIKTLIKAFSIIQHQIPHTLVLVGSKNKMTSPLLTCITEEKVTNRVQFTGFLSDKDLHQRLEESALYVNPSSFEGFGMTAIEAMILKVPVIVADTTASPEVTKGLCTYYSPVSDERALARKMLANLQDPPNQATLHAISNQIESAYSYRKIANEYLEFFQTIHEKQNQPR from the coding sequence ATGAAAATCGGCATTGATCTCACCTCTTTTCATAAAAAACATGACGGCGGCAAAGAACAAGTGCTCTTCAATCTCCTCAAAGGATTCAATGAATTAGGCGCAAGCAAAAAGATTAGCATATTCTGCTATGCCTACATGATTGAAACGATTCGTCAGATAATTCCTGATGCAGAAATTATCACCATTAAAGCTAGCAAATTCCCTAAAAAACTGATCGCAGACTATTGGGTGAAAACCTTTCGACTGCCGAAGATCGTCAAAAGGCATGGCATTTCTATTTTATTCTTTCCCGTTTCCCATACAGGTCTAATGCGTTTTTCAATCCCAACGGTCGTTTTGCCCCATGATATTCAGCCTATTTCCAGACGTGAAAACTACTCAGTCTTGGAAGGTCTTAAATATCAATGCATTTATCATTTTGATTTTTTACTAAGAGACCATATCGTTTCAATTTCGAACTTTGATCTTGCTCAATTGGAAGCCCATTATCCGCAGCATACGCATAAATTCAAACAAATCTATAATCCCATCGCAATGAAGCCAAAAGTCGATCATCCTAAAAAAAAGCAAGAAATTATCGCGATCAACATCCAGTATCCACATAAAAATATTAAGACCTTGATCAAGGCTTTTTCCATAATTCAACATCAAATTCCCCATACCCTCGTCCTGGTAGGCAGCAAGAATAAAATGACAAGCCCTTTATTGACTTGTATCACAGAGGAAAAGGTAACCAATCGCGTCCAGTTTACAGGCTTTCTATCGGATAAAGACTTACATCAACGCTTGGAAGAAAGTGCCTTGTACGTCAACCCTTCTTCATTTGAAGGATTTGGCATGACAGCAATCGAAGCCATGATACTTAAGGTTCCCGTCATCGTTGCTGACACCACTGCTTCCCCAGAAGTTACCAAAGGACTCTGCACGTATTATTCTCCTGTATCCGATGAAAGGGCATTGGCGAGAAAAATGCTAGCCAACTTGCAGGACCCACCGAATCAAGCCACCTTGCATGCCATCAGCAATCAAATTGAATCCGCTTATTCCTATAGAAAAATCGCTAATGAGTATCTGGAATTCTTCCAGACAATCCATGAAAAACAAAATCAGCCGAGGTAA
- the galE gene encoding UDP-glucose 4-epimerase GalE, which yields MNILVTGGTGYIGSHTCVELLKAGHSVVIADNLCNSKRKTVDRIEEISGKKVTFYEMDVVDARLVDGLFGDHRFDGVIHFAGLKAVGESSEKPVAYYYNNLVSTMVLIQACVKHGVARFVFSSSATVYGDNQVPFVETMELLPTTNPYGESKAMSERILTDAVAAHPELAVTLLRYFNPVGAHPSGLIGEAPNGIPNNLMPYVAQVAKGKLKKLRVFGNDYDTVDGTGVRDYIHVMDLALGHVDALNQLTQGVHIYNLGTGRGTSVLELVHAFEQANGLKVPYEIVDRRAGDIASCYADASKAEEKLGWKASRGIVEMCRDSWNFEKNFKE from the coding sequence ATGAATATTTTAGTGACTGGGGGAACCGGCTATATTGGGTCCCATACCTGTGTCGAATTATTAAAAGCGGGACATTCTGTGGTGATTGCAGATAATTTATGTAACAGTAAGCGTAAAACTGTGGATCGCATCGAAGAGATTTCTGGAAAGAAAGTGACTTTTTACGAGATGGATGTTGTTGATGCTAGATTGGTTGATGGTTTGTTTGGCGATCATCGGTTTGACGGCGTGATTCATTTTGCGGGCTTGAAGGCGGTGGGAGAATCCTCCGAAAAACCCGTTGCGTATTATTATAACAATTTGGTCAGCACCATGGTGTTGATTCAGGCTTGTGTAAAGCATGGGGTGGCTCGTTTTGTATTCAGTTCTTCAGCAACGGTTTATGGAGACAACCAAGTTCCTTTTGTTGAAACTATGGAATTGTTGCCAACGACAAATCCATATGGTGAATCCAAGGCAATGAGTGAGCGAATTTTAACAGATGCCGTGGCTGCTCATCCTGAACTCGCTGTTACCTTGCTACGATATTTTAATCCTGTGGGTGCACATCCAAGTGGACTGATTGGCGAAGCGCCAAATGGGATCCCCAACAATCTAATGCCCTATGTGGCACAGGTAGCTAAGGGAAAACTAAAGAAACTTCGCGTATTTGGCAATGACTACGATACAGTGGATGGAACTGGCGTGAGGGACTATATTCATGTGATGGATTTGGCACTGGGTCATGTTGATGCCTTGAATCAGTTGACACAAGGGGTCCATATTTATAATCTGGGAACTGGGAGAGGGACATCTGTATTGGAACTGGTTCATGCTTTTGAGCAAGCCAACGGATTGAAAGTGCCTTATGAGATTGTAGATCGCCGAGCGGGGGATATTGCTTCCTGCTATGCAGACGCTTCAAAAGCGGAAGAAAAACTGGGATGGAAAGCCAGCCGTGGTATTGTTGAAATGTGCCGTGATTCCTGGAATTTCGAAAAAAACTTCAAGGAATAA